The Pseudarthrobacter sulfonivorans genome includes a window with the following:
- a CDS encoding ATP-binding protein, with amino-acid sequence MTNWRIRDFHSADLDGILHLWESLKATDVEPVYALSEVLASCEKDHAVVAVQGDQVVGAAVGRAAHDQGWIVFLATLPEYRGRGIGTSLLAAVENRMAPHGLNKLSALMPEAETRVEAFLSRGFALKKNLRYFERTIPVQRQELGALGQLGGRILARDLWENVAGMRKEKELLERRLVLPLAEADLADEYGVVPPRAVVLFGPPGTGKTTFAKAIASRLEWPFVEVFPSRLASDPKGLAGALRETFLEIAELEHCVVFIDEVEEIASQRSGEPPSPLQGVTNELLKIIPAFREQPGRLLVCATNFIRALDSAFLRHGRFDYVIPIGLPDRQAREAMWQRFIPATVVDDVDVELLVERTEGFSPADIEYAARSASQRALEKAVYDDGGAASAGSVSVREAVRKGPCTEDYLDAVGDTRTTVSQEVHEQFLEDIDALGRV; translated from the coding sequence ATGACCAACTGGCGCATCAGGGATTTCCATTCAGCAGACCTGGACGGGATCCTGCACCTCTGGGAGTCGCTCAAGGCCACTGACGTGGAGCCCGTCTACGCCCTCTCCGAGGTGCTGGCATCCTGCGAAAAGGACCACGCGGTGGTGGCGGTGCAGGGCGATCAGGTGGTGGGCGCCGCCGTCGGACGCGCCGCGCATGACCAGGGCTGGATCGTCTTCCTGGCTACGCTGCCTGAATACCGCGGGCGCGGGATCGGCACGTCGCTGCTCGCCGCCGTCGAAAACCGCATGGCCCCGCACGGCCTCAACAAACTCTCCGCGCTGATGCCGGAAGCGGAAACCCGGGTGGAGGCGTTCCTCAGCCGCGGCTTCGCGCTCAAGAAGAACCTGCGTTATTTCGAGCGGACCATCCCCGTCCAGCGTCAGGAGCTCGGCGCGTTGGGCCAGCTGGGCGGCCGGATTCTGGCCCGGGACCTGTGGGAGAACGTGGCCGGCATGCGCAAGGAAAAGGAACTCCTGGAACGCCGGCTTGTCCTACCCCTCGCGGAGGCCGACCTCGCCGATGAATACGGCGTGGTGCCGCCGCGTGCCGTGGTGCTGTTTGGTCCTCCCGGCACCGGCAAAACCACGTTTGCGAAGGCCATCGCGTCCCGGCTCGAATGGCCGTTCGTGGAGGTTTTCCCGTCCCGTCTGGCCTCCGATCCCAAGGGCCTCGCCGGCGCCCTGCGCGAAACGTTCCTCGAAATCGCGGAGCTGGAGCACTGCGTGGTGTTCATCGACGAGGTGGAGGAGATCGCCTCCCAGCGTTCGGGTGAACCGCCGTCCCCCTTGCAGGGGGTCACCAACGAGCTCCTGAAGATCATCCCGGCGTTCCGCGAACAGCCCGGCCGCCTGCTGGTCTGCGCCACAAACTTCATCCGCGCGCTGGACAGCGCCTTCCTTCGCCACGGCCGGTTCGACTACGTCATCCCCATCGGCCTCCCGGACCGCCAGGCCCGCGAAGCCATGTGGCAGCGCTTCATCCCGGCCACCGTGGTGGACGATGTGGACGTGGAGCTCCTGGTGGAACGGACCGAGGGCTTCTCCCCCGCGGACATTGAGTACGCCGCCCGCAGCGCCTCCCAGCGCGCGCTGGAAAAGGCAGTGTACGACGACGGCGGCGCGGCTTCCGCGGGCAGCGTTTCAGTCCGCGAGGCGGTCCGGAAGGGGCCTTGCACGGAGGACTACCTCGACGCGGTCGGCGATACCCGGACCACCGTGAGCCAGGAGGTCCACGAGCAGTTCCTTGAGGACATCGACGCACTGGGGCGGGTCTAA
- a CDS encoding SCO4226 family nickel-binding protein translates to MPEFMDVHRNMVGITQEALRAAHDADLAIQSDESVDFKSAWADPESGLVYCLSEAPSADAVRRIHERAGHPADEVHPVPIKV, encoded by the coding sequence ATGCCGGAATTCATGGACGTTCATCGCAACATGGTCGGAATCACCCAGGAAGCCCTGCGCGCAGCCCACGACGCCGATCTTGCCATCCAGAGCGACGAGAGCGTTGACTTCAAATCTGCCTGGGCCGATCCCGAGTCGGGCCTGGTTTACTGCCTGTCCGAGGCCCCTTCGGCGGACGCCGTACGGCGTATTCATGAGCGCGCGGGCCACCCCGCCGACGAGGTCCACCCCGTTCCGATCAAGGTCTGA
- a CDS encoding amino acid permease has protein sequence MTNSPITDHTVPPQAHASESALHAEDKGYHKSLKPRQIQMIAIGGAIGTGLFLGAGGRLNAAGPSLVIAYAVCGFFAFLILRALGELVLHRPSSGSFVSYAREFFGEKAAFVSGWFYWLNWATTTIVDITAAALYMNFFGNYIPWMAAVPQWAWALIALVVVLALNLVSVKVFGEMEFWFALIKVAALVVFLVVGTYFVIFGTPVDGQPVGLSLLSDNGGVFPNGLLPMIILMQGVLFAYASIELVGTAAGETENPEKIMPKAINSVVFRIAVFYVGSVILLALLLPYTSYEKGVSPFVTFFGSIGIQGVDVIMNLVVLTAALSSLNAGLYSTGRILRSMSVNGSAPKFAGRMNKAGVPYGGIAITAGVSLLGVPLNYLVPAQAFEIVLNVASVGIIMTWATIVLCQIQLQRWANKGWLKRPSFRMFGAPYTGYLSLLFLASVLVMVFIESPLTMLVTAIASVLMVFGWYACRARIREIAETREGFTGIAPVVANPPADTFKK, from the coding sequence ATGACGAATTCCCCCATCACGGACCACACGGTCCCGCCCCAGGCGCATGCCAGCGAGTCAGCCCTGCACGCGGAGGACAAGGGCTACCACAAGAGCCTCAAGCCGCGGCAGATCCAGATGATCGCCATCGGCGGGGCGATCGGCACCGGCCTGTTCCTGGGCGCCGGCGGCCGGCTTAACGCCGCGGGCCCGTCGCTGGTCATCGCGTACGCCGTGTGCGGTTTCTTCGCGTTCCTGATCCTGCGGGCGCTGGGTGAACTGGTGCTGCACCGCCCCTCGTCGGGCTCGTTTGTTTCCTACGCCCGGGAATTTTTCGGCGAGAAGGCCGCGTTCGTCTCCGGCTGGTTCTACTGGCTCAACTGGGCCACCACCACCATCGTGGACATCACCGCCGCCGCGCTCTACATGAACTTCTTCGGCAACTACATCCCGTGGATGGCTGCTGTCCCGCAGTGGGCCTGGGCCCTGATCGCCCTCGTGGTGGTCCTCGCCCTGAACCTCGTCTCTGTGAAGGTCTTCGGCGAAATGGAGTTCTGGTTCGCCCTGATCAAGGTCGCGGCCCTGGTGGTCTTCCTCGTGGTGGGCACCTACTTCGTCATCTTCGGCACGCCCGTGGACGGCCAACCGGTGGGCCTCAGCCTCCTCTCGGACAACGGCGGGGTCTTCCCCAACGGCCTGCTCCCCATGATCATCCTGATGCAGGGCGTCCTGTTCGCCTACGCCTCCATCGAACTCGTGGGCACCGCCGCCGGCGAGACCGAAAACCCGGAAAAGATCATGCCCAAGGCCATCAACTCCGTGGTCTTCCGCATCGCGGTCTTCTACGTCGGCTCCGTCATCCTGCTCGCGCTCCTGCTGCCGTACACGTCCTACGAAAAGGGCGTCAGCCCGTTCGTGACGTTCTTCGGCTCCATCGGCATCCAGGGCGTGGACGTCATCATGAACCTCGTGGTCCTCACCGCCGCGCTCTCCTCGCTGAACGCCGGCTTATATTCCACCGGACGCATACTCCGCTCCATGTCCGTGAACGGCTCCGCCCCGAAGTTCGCGGGCCGGATGAACAAGGCCGGCGTCCCCTACGGCGGCATCGCCATCACCGCCGGAGTGTCCCTGCTCGGCGTCCCGCTGAACTACCTGGTGCCCGCACAGGCCTTCGAAATCGTGCTGAACGTCGCGTCCGTGGGCATCATCATGACCTGGGCAACCATTGTGCTCTGCCAAATCCAGCTCCAACGCTGGGCGAACAAAGGCTGGCTCAAACGCCCGTCATTCCGGATGTTCGGCGCCCCGTACACCGGCTACCTCTCGCTGCTCTTCCTCGCGAGCGTCCTCGTGATGGTGTTCATCGAATCCCCGCTCACCATGCTGGTCACCGCCATCGCCTCCGTGCTGATGGTGTTCGGCTGGTACGCCTGCCGGGCCCGCATCCGTGAAATCGCCGAGACCCGCGAAGGCTTCACCGGCATAGCTCCCGTCGTGGCCAACCCGCCGGCGGATACCTTCAAGAAGTAA
- a CDS encoding asparaginase, with protein MPAPALSAAQTAAPGTAASGSRTGTEAGTLPRHAPLVVATRDGLMESVHYGSAIATAADGSILAAAGDPLAPFYPRSSLKPLQAVAMVRAGLNLPADLLALTAASHSGGAIHRGGTQRILAMHGLAVGDLENSTDLPYGTSEREDWLRTGFLATQLTQNCSGKHAAMAATCVINGWPVKGYVDPSHPLQQLIAATVTELTGEEPFARSTDGCGTPLFALTLRGMARAFGAIAAAAAAATAVTSVSTSDDGGTAPQLAEAAVGLAMRQHPDMVAGERRDVTELMRLLPGSVAKDGFEGVQLVGLPDGRGVAVKISDGGDRARMPATVRMLESLGVATAPLAGIGTAPVLGGGRTVGLLRTTDFLSKPVNEAL; from the coding sequence ATGCCAGCCCCTGCCCTTTCCGCTGCCCAGACTGCTGCCCCCGGCACCGCCGCAAGCGGCTCCCGGACCGGCACCGAAGCCGGGACGCTCCCCCGGCACGCACCCCTGGTGGTCGCCACCCGCGACGGCCTGATGGAAAGCGTTCACTACGGCTCGGCCATCGCCACTGCAGCCGACGGCTCGATCCTCGCGGCAGCCGGCGACCCCCTGGCCCCGTTCTACCCGCGCTCTTCCCTCAAGCCCCTGCAGGCCGTGGCCATGGTCCGCGCCGGCCTGAACCTCCCCGCCGACCTGCTCGCCCTGACCGCAGCCAGCCACTCCGGCGGAGCCATACACCGCGGCGGCACCCAACGCATCCTCGCCATGCACGGGCTTGCTGTGGGCGACCTCGAGAACAGCACCGACCTGCCCTATGGCACCAGCGAGCGTGAGGACTGGCTGCGCACCGGCTTCCTCGCCACGCAGCTGACCCAGAACTGCTCCGGCAAGCACGCCGCCATGGCCGCCACGTGCGTCATCAACGGCTGGCCGGTGAAAGGTTACGTCGACCCGTCCCACCCGCTGCAGCAACTGATCGCGGCCACGGTCACCGAGCTAACCGGCGAGGAGCCTTTCGCCCGCAGCACGGACGGCTGCGGGACACCCCTCTTCGCTCTCACCCTCCGCGGCATGGCCCGCGCGTTCGGCGCCATCGCGGCAGCCGCGGCGGCCGCCACAGCGGTTACCTCTGTCAGCACCTCCGACGACGGCGGGACGGCCCCGCAGCTTGCGGAAGCCGCCGTCGGACTGGCTATGCGGCAGCACCCGGACATGGTGGCCGGCGAGCGCCGCGATGTCACCGAGCTGATGAGGTTGCTCCCCGGCTCAGTGGCGAAAGATGGCTTCGAAGGCGTGCAGCTCGTCGGCCTGCCCGATGGCCGCGGCGTGGCCGTAAAGATTTCCGACGGCGGCGACCGCGCCCGGATGCCCGCCACCGTCCGCATGCTCGAATCCCTCGGCGTGGCCACCGCGCCGCTGGCCGGCATAGGCACCGCCCCGGTTTTGGGCGGCGGCCGCACAGTCGGACTCCTCCGTACCACCGATTTCCTGTCCAAGCCCGTCAACGAAGCCCTGTGA
- a CDS encoding FadR/GntR family transcriptional regulator: MNLSDSRTAGQPAESIREQPPGAQPLARLSASEAVFNAIRTDIESGQVPVGGKLSSEATLAQQYGVSRSVIREALRSCTALGLTVTKTGKGTFVVASSVANDLTLGQYSARDLTEARPHIEVPAAGLAAQRRTDEELETLRHIVAAMSTETDPESWVALDSSFHAAIARASGNKVFESVVAEIRDAQAHQSETLNMVADRQHASDIEHQQILAAIEAGSAEAASKAMVEHLRAVGVALDSILNK; encoded by the coding sequence GTGAACCTGTCAGACAGCCGGACAGCAGGACAGCCTGCGGAGTCCATCCGCGAGCAGCCCCCCGGAGCCCAGCCCCTGGCCCGCCTCAGCGCTTCCGAGGCGGTGTTCAACGCCATCCGTACCGACATCGAATCCGGTCAGGTACCGGTGGGTGGAAAGCTCAGCTCCGAGGCCACCCTTGCCCAGCAGTACGGGGTCAGCCGCTCGGTCATCCGTGAGGCCCTCCGCTCCTGCACTGCCTTGGGCCTGACCGTCACCAAGACCGGTAAGGGCACGTTTGTGGTGGCCAGCAGCGTGGCCAATGACCTGACCCTCGGGCAGTATTCCGCGCGGGACCTTACCGAGGCCCGCCCGCACATCGAGGTTCCCGCAGCAGGACTGGCAGCGCAGCGCCGGACGGATGAGGAACTCGAGACGCTGCGGCACATCGTCGCCGCCATGAGCACTGAAACGGACCCTGAATCGTGGGTGGCCCTGGACTCCAGCTTCCACGCCGCCATCGCCCGCGCCAGCGGCAACAAGGTGTTCGAAAGTGTCGTCGCGGAGATCAGGGACGCGCAAGCCCACCAGTCGGAAACCCTGAACATGGTGGCCGACCGCCAGCACGCGTCGGACATCGAGCACCAGCAGATCCTCGCCGCCATCGAGGCGGGCTCCGCCGAAGCCGCAAGCAAGGCTATGGTCGAACACCTCCGCGCCGTGGGCGTTGCCCTCGATTCCATCCTTAACAAGTAG
- a CDS encoding winged helix-turn-helix domain-containing protein, translating to MVHSFRFPEHTDRPRDVRSRIIEHLARNGASKVSDIGSAINSSRENVRYHLAALEAASLVRSNISPGTRTGCTPFYALAPATAQTRERIH from the coding sequence ATGGTTCATTCATTCAGGTTCCCCGAACACACAGACCGTCCCCGCGACGTCCGGTCGAGGATCATCGAGCATCTTGCCCGTAATGGAGCGAGCAAGGTGTCCGACATCGGCAGCGCCATCAATTCCTCCAGGGAAAACGTCCGCTACCACCTGGCGGCACTTGAGGCCGCTTCGCTGGTCCGCTCCAACATTTCCCCCGGGACAAGGACCGGCTGCACTCCCTTTTACGCCCTTGCCCCTGCGACTGCTCAGACCAGGGAGCGCATCCACTGA
- a CDS encoding dicarboxylate/amino acid:cation symporter encodes MKNKSTKWILASLLMGIISGLVFHWLLPADVRGAFVAVFDTVTHMFLNLIKMIIAPLIFATLVSGIAGAAKSAGVGKLFGRSMIWFLSASVLVGAFGFIMAHLLNVGSGLHLVPTGDAGLESKPLDFQAFITNIIPTSVFSALTTNNPLQILVFGALFGIALLNLRKKGHSSIADAIDELMKVMLKVTGYVMLAAPVGVFAGIASAFTAKGLDAFATYASFIGGFYVSLSALWVIMIAVATAFLGRAAFRLVRMVREPMVIAFATSSSEAALPKLIEGLTKFGIEKRTTGFVLPLGYSFNVDGSMMYMTFASVFLINAYGIDMDLGQQIAMTAMLLLSSKGMAGVPRGSLVVVAAVIPGFGVPAAGIAVLLVVDQLLDMGRTATNILGNAIATAVIGRKHDNAMPDATGLPVADAEEARAPAPAMH; translated from the coding sequence TTGAAAAACAAATCAACGAAATGGATCCTGGCCTCGCTCCTGATGGGAATCATCAGCGGCCTGGTGTTCCACTGGCTTCTCCCCGCGGATGTGCGGGGCGCCTTCGTTGCCGTCTTCGACACGGTGACACACATGTTCCTGAACCTGATCAAGATGATCATTGCCCCGCTGATCTTCGCCACCCTGGTTTCCGGCATCGCCGGAGCTGCGAAATCAGCGGGTGTGGGAAAGCTCTTCGGCCGTTCGATGATCTGGTTCCTCTCCGCCTCAGTCCTGGTGGGCGCCTTTGGCTTCATCATGGCCCACCTGCTCAACGTGGGCTCAGGCCTTCACCTCGTGCCCACCGGTGATGCCGGGCTGGAGTCCAAGCCGCTCGACTTCCAGGCTTTTATCACCAACATCATCCCCACCAGCGTCTTCTCGGCCCTGACCACGAACAACCCGCTCCAGATCCTGGTGTTCGGCGCGCTTTTCGGCATCGCCCTGCTGAACCTCCGGAAAAAGGGCCACTCCTCCATCGCTGACGCGATCGACGAACTGATGAAGGTCATGTTGAAGGTCACCGGCTACGTGATGCTGGCAGCCCCGGTGGGCGTTTTCGCCGGAATCGCCTCGGCATTCACCGCGAAGGGCCTCGACGCGTTCGCCACCTACGCCTCATTCATCGGCGGATTCTATGTATCGCTCTCGGCCCTGTGGGTCATCATGATCGCCGTCGCCACGGCGTTCCTCGGCCGGGCGGCCTTCCGCCTGGTGCGAATGGTCCGCGAACCCATGGTCATAGCGTTCGCCACGTCCAGCAGCGAAGCGGCGCTGCCCAAACTCATCGAAGGCCTGACCAAGTTCGGCATCGAAAAGCGCACCACCGGCTTCGTACTGCCACTGGGATACTCGTTCAACGTTGACGGTTCCATGATGTACATGACCTTCGCTTCGGTCTTCCTCATCAACGCCTACGGTATCGATATGGACCTGGGCCAGCAGATCGCCATGACGGCCATGCTTCTGCTCAGCAGCAAAGGCATGGCCGGCGTGCCACGGGGTTCGCTTGTGGTGGTGGCTGCCGTCATCCCCGGCTTCGGGGTCCCGGCCGCCGGTATCGCGGTACTGCTGGTAGTGGACCAACTGCTGGACATGGGGCGCACCGCCACCAACATCCTCGGAAATGCTATAGCCACCGCCGTCATCGGAAGGAAACACGACAACGCTATGCCCGACGCCACGGGGCTCCCGGTTGCGGACGCAGAAGAAGCCCGGGCCCCCGCTCCAGCAATGCACTGA
- a CDS encoding aspartate ammonia-lyase has translation MTTSQTTIDAVPETRSEHDLLGDRDVPANAYWGVHTLRARENFPITGQPLSSNMHLVRGLAAVKLAAARTNRELGLLDAERGQAIEQACTDVMNGQLSDQFVVDVIQGGAGTSSNMNANEVIANRALEILGHAKGDYARLHPNDHVNLSQSTNDVYPTAVKLGTIFAGRELLDALAELEEAFAAKALEFRTVVKMGRTQLQDAVPMTLGQEFGTYAITIGEDRLRLAEAELLIHEINLGATAIGTGLNAPAGYAEAACRHLAEVTGLPLVTAVDLIEATQDVGAFVHLSGVLKRVAVKLSKICNDLRLLSSGPRAGFGEINLPAVQSGSSIMPGKINPVIPEVVSQVAYEVIGNDVTITMAAEAGQLQLNAFEPIIVHSLHKSISHLEAACRTLTARCVRGITANTEHLRLTVEQSIGLVTALNPHLGYATATAIAQEALATGKGVAELVLEHGLLTAAQLQELLSPERLANLSK, from the coding sequence ATGACCACCAGCCAGACCACCATTGATGCCGTACCCGAAACCCGGTCCGAGCATGACCTCCTGGGTGACCGCGATGTCCCCGCGAACGCCTACTGGGGCGTCCACACGCTCCGGGCCAGGGAAAACTTCCCCATCACGGGGCAGCCGCTGTCCTCCAACATGCACCTGGTCCGGGGACTGGCCGCAGTGAAGCTTGCCGCCGCTCGCACTAACCGCGAGCTGGGTCTGCTTGACGCCGAACGCGGCCAGGCGATCGAGCAGGCGTGTACCGACGTGATGAACGGACAGCTCAGCGACCAGTTTGTGGTGGACGTGATCCAGGGTGGCGCCGGGACGTCGTCGAACATGAACGCGAACGAGGTCATCGCCAACCGTGCCCTCGAAATCCTCGGCCACGCCAAAGGCGACTACGCCCGCCTGCACCCCAACGACCACGTGAACCTCAGCCAGTCCACCAACGATGTCTACCCCACCGCCGTGAAACTGGGCACCATCTTCGCCGGCCGGGAACTGCTGGACGCACTGGCCGAACTCGAAGAGGCCTTCGCCGCCAAAGCACTGGAATTCCGCACGGTGGTGAAGATGGGCCGCACGCAGCTGCAGGACGCCGTCCCCATGACGCTGGGCCAGGAGTTCGGCACCTACGCCATCACCATCGGCGAGGACCGGCTGCGCCTGGCCGAGGCGGAACTGCTCATCCACGAAATCAACCTCGGCGCCACAGCCATCGGCACCGGCCTGAACGCCCCTGCCGGCTACGCCGAGGCAGCCTGCCGGCACCTGGCCGAGGTCACCGGGCTCCCCCTGGTCACCGCCGTCGACCTCATCGAAGCCACCCAGGATGTGGGCGCCTTTGTGCACCTGTCCGGCGTGCTCAAGCGCGTGGCCGTAAAGCTCTCCAAGATCTGCAACGACCTCCGCCTGCTCTCCTCCGGCCCCCGCGCCGGCTTCGGTGAGATCAACCTGCCGGCCGTCCAGTCCGGCTCCTCCATCATGCCCGGCAAGATCAACCCGGTCATCCCGGAAGTGGTCAGCCAGGTGGCCTATGAGGTCATCGGCAACGACGTCACCATCACCATGGCCGCGGAGGCCGGGCAGCTTCAGCTCAACGCCTTCGAACCCATCATTGTCCACAGCCTCCACAAGAGCATCTCCCACCTCGAAGCAGCCTGCCGCACCCTCACGGCACGCTGCGTGCGGGGCATCACCGCCAACACCGAGCACCTCCGGCTCACCGTGGAACAGTCAATCGGCCTGGTCACCGCCCTGAACCCCCATCTCGGCTACGCCACCGCCACCGCCATCGCCCAGGAGGCTCTCGCCACCGGCAAGGGTGTGGCCGAGCTGGTGCTCGAACACGGCCTGCTCACCGCCGCCCAGCTCCAGGAACTCCTCAGCCCCGAACGCCTGGCCAACCTCAGTAAGTAG
- a CDS encoding FadR/GntR family transcriptional regulator, with product MDLLDSWTARQDRVVRVGAAEAVFASLRGAIEGGKIPVGTRLDSETSLAKQYGVSRTMVREALRSCTALGLTATHTGKGTFVIADRVAPDLKLGKYSARALVEARPHIEVPAAGLAAERRSNEDVEALREILQEMSRADDLQQWVLLNTEFHATIARCSGNGVFEQFLSDIVDAMANQSNTLNLVADRRAESGEEHARIFEAIESGSVEGAREAMTQHLHGVECALSTVVPGGKTPPGLIP from the coding sequence ATGGACCTGTTGGACAGCTGGACAGCTAGACAAGATCGCGTGGTGCGAGTGGGCGCTGCCGAAGCCGTCTTCGCCTCACTCCGGGGGGCCATCGAAGGCGGCAAGATTCCCGTCGGTACCCGTCTTGACTCGGAAACTTCGCTGGCCAAGCAGTACGGCGTGAGCCGCACCATGGTCCGGGAAGCCCTGCGTTCATGCACCGCACTCGGGCTCACCGCCACGCACACCGGAAAGGGCACGTTCGTCATCGCTGACCGCGTTGCCCCTGACCTCAAGCTCGGCAAGTATTCCGCCCGCGCCCTGGTAGAGGCGCGGCCGCACATCGAAGTTCCTGCAGCGGGCCTTGCCGCCGAGCGCCGCAGCAACGAAGATGTGGAGGCACTTCGGGAAATTCTCCAGGAGATGTCCCGCGCGGATGATCTGCAGCAGTGGGTGCTCCTGAACACCGAGTTCCACGCCACGATCGCCCGGTGCAGCGGAAACGGCGTCTTTGAACAGTTTCTGTCCGACATTGTCGATGCAATGGCGAACCAGTCGAACACGCTCAACCTCGTGGCGGACCGGCGAGCCGAGTCCGGTGAAGAACATGCCCGCATCTTCGAAGCCATCGAGAGCGGCTCGGTAGAAGGTGCACGCGAAGCGATGACCCAGCACTTGCATGGCGTGGAATGCGCCTTGAGCACTGTTGTCCCCGGAGGAAAGACGCCGCCCGGCCTCATCCCTTAG
- a CDS encoding helix-turn-helix transcriptional regulator, giving the protein MDEAFTELLPAEVRSRRISLGLTQQDLADMAGVSERFVRFVEQGKPSVQLDSLLAVLDTLGLELRLTTRTGKGARALAGHSSSQETQR; this is encoded by the coding sequence ATGGATGAAGCCTTCACCGAGTTGCTGCCCGCTGAGGTCCGCTCGCGGCGCATATCGCTGGGCCTGACCCAACAGGACCTCGCCGACATGGCCGGGGTTTCGGAACGCTTTGTCAGGTTCGTTGAGCAGGGCAAGCCAAGCGTCCAGCTGGATTCCCTGTTGGCCGTCCTGGACACGCTGGGCCTGGAGCTCCGGCTCACCACCAGGACCGGCAAGGGGGCACGTGCGCTCGCAGGCCACTCCAGCAGCCAGGAAACTCAGCGATGA
- a CDS encoding type II toxin-antitoxin system HipA family toxin: protein MRHRIADVYKAGVLAARLERHDGGTRFRYVPAYLASGGPAVASSLPLTAAPVGSAAGAAPPYFTGLLPEGRRLNALRRSIKTSADDDLSLLIAAGGNPVGDVQIVGHGEALDPDEHAVQLDPKLPVDFDKLLGDPDLIDPVALAGVQDKLSAGMISLPVASAGRRFILKLNAPEFPHVVENELVMFRYAARLRIPLSRVRLIRDVAGRPGLLVERFDRIPLPGGGPDDVRRLAVEDGAQVLKLYPADKYNVAFGQVCHALADYCSAPLPALRNLAIQGAFAWLSGNGDLHAKNVSMVQQPHGEWTIAPVYDIPSTVVYGDKTLALTLKGKRSGISRRHFLGWSKDLGLTDRTAAQVLELALRASGPLIADLEAGTAFAALGGPAKDDDGGSPFPDMVTRAWVKELKHRRRLLEG from the coding sequence ATGAGGCACCGCATCGCCGACGTCTATAAGGCCGGAGTGCTCGCCGCGCGGCTTGAACGGCACGACGGCGGCACCCGGTTCCGCTACGTGCCGGCTTACCTCGCTTCAGGGGGACCCGCCGTCGCCAGTTCCCTGCCGCTCACCGCTGCTCCCGTCGGTTCCGCGGCGGGGGCGGCGCCGCCCTACTTCACCGGCCTCCTGCCCGAGGGCCGCCGGCTCAACGCGCTGCGGCGCTCCATCAAGACCAGCGCCGACGACGACCTGTCCCTGCTGATCGCAGCCGGCGGGAATCCGGTGGGCGACGTCCAGATCGTAGGCCACGGCGAAGCGCTGGACCCGGACGAGCACGCTGTCCAGCTGGATCCCAAGCTGCCGGTTGATTTCGACAAGTTGCTCGGCGATCCGGACCTTATTGACCCCGTGGCGCTCGCCGGTGTGCAGGACAAGTTGTCCGCCGGCATGATCTCGCTCCCTGTGGCCAGCGCCGGCAGGCGGTTCATCCTCAAACTCAACGCCCCCGAATTCCCGCATGTGGTGGAGAACGAGCTGGTGATGTTCCGGTATGCGGCCAGGCTGCGGATTCCGCTGAGCCGGGTCCGGCTGATCCGGGACGTCGCGGGCCGGCCGGGTCTGCTGGTGGAGCGTTTCGACCGGATCCCGCTTCCCGGCGGCGGGCCCGACGACGTCAGGCGGCTGGCGGTGGAGGACGGGGCCCAGGTCCTGAAGCTCTACCCGGCGGATAAGTACAACGTGGCTTTCGGCCAGGTCTGCCATGCTCTGGCCGACTACTGCTCGGCGCCTCTCCCGGCACTCCGGAACCTGGCCATCCAGGGGGCATTTGCGTGGCTGAGCGGCAACGGGGACCTGCACGCCAAGAACGTTTCCATGGTCCAGCAGCCGCATGGCGAGTGGACCATCGCCCCGGTCTACGACATTCCCTCCACCGTGGTTTACGGGGATAAGACCCTTGCACTGACCCTGAAAGGAAAGCGGAGCGGGATCTCGCGGCGCCATTTTCTGGGCTGGAGCAAGGACCTGGGGCTTACTGACCGCACGGCCGCCCAGGTGCTGGAGCTCGCGCTGAGGGCGTCAGGTCCGCTGATCGCCGACCTGGAGGCGGGCACCGCGTTCGCCGCACTTGGAGGTCCGGCGAAGGACGACGACGGCGGCTCGCCGTTCCCCGACATGGTCACCAGGGCGTGGGTGAAGGAGCTGAAACACCGGCGGAGGCTGCTGGAAGGCTAA